CGCGGACTCCAGCTGGAACGCGAGCGCCTTGAGCATCCGTGACTTGCCATGGCCCACTTCACCGGTGAGCACGCCCAGCCCCGGAGCAGAGGACGACAGGCTCCGCGCCGCGTCCGCGACCAGTGCATCCAGCAGCGCGTCGCGGCCCACGAACGGCGGAGGCTCTCCATCAGCGCGAGCTCCGTCCTCGTCGTGGAGGCGCAGACGGAAGACCGCTCCGCTCTCGCGCTCGGCGTCCGCGGGTTGCGGTAACGCCGCGCGTGTGCCCTCCGCGGCCACTTGCGGCACGCTGGCTTCACGTGTCCCAGCTGCCTGTGTCGCGGTGAGTCCGTCCACTCTGGCCGATTGCGAATGCGTGGACTCGCGGCCTACGGGCTCGGTTTCACTGTCGTTCTGCCGGGTGACGGGCTCGATCCAACCGGGCTCCAGCCGCGCGACCGCCTCTGGCGTCACCCGCACTTCGCCCTGTGCGAGTGCCCTTCCCCACCACGTCTCCGGCCGCTCCAGCGCGGCACCCGCGATGCGCGGCAACGTGGTGCCGGGATGCACGTACAGCACCGCGACGTGCAGGACCGCCGAGGCCTCTCCAGACTCCACCAACCGCCGTGCCGCGAGCGCGCCCGCGCGCACGTTCGCCTCCGCGGACAACGACTCGCAGAAGACGAGCAGGTAGCCCCCCGCCGCGACCCGCGCCAGCACTCCGCCGAATGGCTCCAGCGTGGCCGCCAGCCCTTCCACCGACGCGGCCGTGCGCAGCCCCAGCACCGCCACCGGCCGCGCACCCGCGAACGTCGTCAGCGCCTGCGCCGGCCGCGCATTCCTCGTCCCGACGACACCGGGCAGCAATGGCCCTTCCGCGCACGCGGCCTCGAAAGCGGCCAGCAGCTCTTCCGCGCTCGCGTACCGCTGCGTCGGCTCCTTGGCCAGACACCGCGCCACCACCGCGTCCAACGCTCCCGGAACCCGCGCCCGCTCCGACACGCGCGGCGGCCGCTGGCTCACGTGGCCTTCGCGCACCTCGTCCGGTGTGCCGTGGAACGGCGGCGTGCCCGTGAGCAGCTCGAAGAGCAGGACGCCCAACGCGTAGAGGTCCGCCGCCGGGCCCGCCTCGCGCGCGTCCAGGCACTGCTCCGGCGCCATGTAGACCGTCGTGCCCGCGCGGTTCCCCGCCTCCTCCGCCAGCCCCGCGTCCATCCACCGCGCGAGCCCGAAGTCCAACAGGCTCAGCGCGCCACCTTCGCGCAGGAAGATGTTCTCCGGCTTGAGGTCCCGGTGAGCGACCCCCACCGCATGCACGCGCGCCACCGCCGGACACAGCCCCGTCAGCAGCTCCCGCACCCGCGCCACGGACGCCGCGCCCGTCCCTGGCAGCGCCGCCATCCACGCCGCGAGCGTCTGCCCTCGCAACAACTCCTGCACCAGGAAGGGCCGGCCCCCCACCCGCCCCTCCTGCAACATCTCGGGGACCGTGGGAGGCCCGACGCGCCGGAGCGCCTCCGCCTCATGGGCGAAGCGCGCATGGTGCGGCCCCAGCCCCACCTTGAGCGCCACCTCGCGGCCGTCCGACTCACGCACCGCCGTGAAGACGTGGGCGAAGCCCCCCACCCCCAACAGGGCGGCACCGGACAGGCCGGGGACGTCAGGAATCGCCAGCGGCTCCAGGGGGAGACCGGCCCCGGCGGCGACGCCATTCACGGGACACGCCGCGCCGGGAGCGAGGCGGCGGTGGCAGACCGGACAGCGCATGCGGATGCCGGAAGGCTACCAGAGCGCCCGCGCCAGCACGATGCCCACTCCCACCAGCCCCTCGCCCGCGATGAGCCCGGCCGCCAGCGTCACCCCCGGCCCGTCCGACCCGGGCCGCCACCGCCGGGCCAGCTCCCACCCCAGCCCGCCCAGGAAGAACCCCAGGCAGGTGGAAGCAGGCAGCAGACACGCCAATCCCATCCCGACCGCCGAGGGCGTCCAACGGCGGAAGCGCTCCGGCAGCGCCTGCTCACCCAGCGTGAGGACGGCCGCCGCGCCCGCGGCCCACGCCATGGCGATCCGCAGGTCCGCCGAGACAGCGTCCAGCCCCGACGCCAGTACCGCCGCCACTCCCGCCGTCACCGTCGCGGCCGGCGCCGGGAAACGCTCCGACCCCAGCACGGACGGCTCCGGCACCAGCAGGTAGAACAGCGGCACCACCACCAGCGCCCCCACGACACACCCCACCAGCTGCGCCAGGAACACGCGCTGCGGATTCGCACCCAGCAGGTGGCCCGCCTTCAGGTCCGTGAGGAGGTCCGCGGAAGACGACGCCGCGTTGACCGTGATGCCCGCCGTCGCCAGGTTCGCGCGCACGTCTCCCGGCAGCAGCACGCCATATGTCAGCTGCGTCACCTGCCCCAGCGCGCCCACGGGGCTCACGTCCGTCTCCCCCGTGACACGACAGGAGATGAGACACAGCACGAACGACAGCGCCACCGCGAGCAGCGCGTGCGGCACCGGCACGTTGAAGCCCACCCGCGCCAGCGCCACCGTCGCGGGCGTCAGCACCAGCATCCCCGCCACCCACCACCGCCCGGGCACCTGGAGCGCTTCAATGGGATGCGGCGCCTGACGCGGCCCCCGCAGCCCCCGCAGCGCCCGGCCCCACACGCGGGCCTGGAGCGCGAACTGCAACAGCGACGCGGTGGTGAGCGCCGCCGCGCCCGGCCACAGCGCCCACGCGAGGAAGTCTCCCTCCGGAGCCACGACGCCCGCCGCCATCAACCGGGGCGCGACGACGCCATGGACCACGAGCGCCCCCAGCCACATGGACGCGGTGACGCGCACGCCCAACAGCGCGCCTCCGCCCACCGGCATCAGCCCCGTCTCCAGCGCGAACCCCAGCCGCTCCAGCGGCACCCCACCCAGCGTCCCGGGAAACGCAAACGCATACGGCAAGCGCCCGAAGCCATCACGCGCGAGCGTCAACGCGCCCGCGATCAGCCCGCCCACGCCCAGCATGCGCAGCCGCGGCCCCGCCGCCTCACCGCCCGAATGCAGCGCGCGAGCCGTCGCCGCCGCGGCCGCCCCGGACGCGAACGGCAGCTGCTCCCGGTCCACCAGCTGCCGCTTGAGCGGCACCGCGAACAGGACGCCCAGCGCGGACAACAGGAACGTCCACGCGAGCAGCGTCACCCCAGGCAGGTGGTGCCCCGTCGTCAACAACCACGCCCCCTGCACCGACACGAGCGCGCCGCCCGTCGCGTACCCCGCGGACGACGCCACCGTCTGCGCGCACCCCAGCTCCAGCAGGGACAGAGGGCTCCCGGCGACACGGGGGCTCAAGCGCCGCAGCGTCCCATGCGCCGCGGACGCGAGCAGCGCGGCGGTGACGGCCACGCCGAACGCCACGCCCGTCTTCAGGCCCGCGTAGAGGTTGGTGGCGCAGGTGAGCACGCCCAGCCCCGCGCCCAGGAGCACCGCGCGCAGGGTGAGCTGGGGCAGCCGGTCGCCCTGATACACGTGCTTCAGCCAGTAGGTGTCCACCTCCGCCTGCGTCGTGCCAGGGATGCTCAGCAGCGTCAGCGAGGCGTCGGTCGGCGTGTCCCCGGCGGGGACGGCTCGGGGGGCGGGGGCCGGCATGGGTCGCTCATCCTCTCCGTTCGCAATCTCCCGCGCTACATCCCCGTCCCGTCGTGACCCGGGATGTTTCAATCCCTGTCGCCTCTGCCCTCCCAATCACAGGCACCCAGATGTCACAGACGTCGGCCTGATTTCATGGGACATCCAGGACTATTCAGAGCATACTCAATGTGAACCGAGCCAGCACTCATGGTGAGAAGGCGTCCGGTTCGCGGAGTTCCCCGATGCTCCACGTCACCCCCAGCTGGAAGCGCCTCGCCTTGTCCGCGATGGTGTTCTCGACTCCTCTCATGGCCGGCTGCACGGCCGAGCCCACGCGCGAAGCGCCGACGGCCTCCGTGCGCCAGGACCGGGCCCACGACTCGCTGAAGATGTCGAAGCTGTACGCGCAGTGGAAGCAGCAGCACGCGAATGGCACCCAGATGCCGCTCGACCTGGGCGACGCGGATCAGTACGCCTTCCTGATGAAGCGCCTGGAGGCGGCGGGCAACACCCCAGCCAACTCCCCGCGCCTGTTCTCCAGCCTGTCGCGGCAGCGCGAGCGCGTGCTGGCGGAGAAGG
This DNA window, taken from Corallococcus coralloides DSM 2259, encodes the following:
- a CDS encoding OPT family oligopeptide transporter, yielding MPAPAPRAVPAGDTPTDASLTLLSIPGTTQAEVDTYWLKHVYQGDRLPQLTLRAVLLGAGLGVLTCATNLYAGLKTGVAFGVAVTAALLASAAHGTLRRLSPRVAGSPLSLLELGCAQTVASSAGYATGGALVSVQGAWLLTTGHHLPGVTLLAWTFLLSALGVLFAVPLKRQLVDREQLPFASGAAAAATARALHSGGEAAGPRLRMLGVGGLIAGALTLARDGFGRLPYAFAFPGTLGGVPLERLGFALETGLMPVGGGALLGVRVTASMWLGALVVHGVVAPRLMAAGVVAPEGDFLAWALWPGAAALTTASLLQFALQARVWGRALRGLRGPRQAPHPIEALQVPGRWWVAGMLVLTPATVALARVGFNVPVPHALLAVALSFVLCLISCRVTGETDVSPVGALGQVTQLTYGVLLPGDVRANLATAGITVNAASSSADLLTDLKAGHLLGANPQRVFLAQLVGCVVGALVVVPLFYLLVPEPSVLGSERFPAPAATVTAGVAAVLASGLDAVSADLRIAMAWAAGAAAVLTLGEQALPERFRRWTPSAVGMGLACLLPASTCLGFFLGGLGWELARRWRPGSDGPGVTLAAGLIAGEGLVGVGIVLARALW